In Paenibacillus kyungheensis, the following are encoded in one genomic region:
- a CDS encoding iron-hydroxamate ABC transporter substrate-binding protein, whose amino-acid sequence MKKMLLPLMMVIVLVLSACGNQSGNTATTDKASSTETGTSAPATTGTITYQSETGPVEVPANPQRVIALAGYAGNLIALGVPLVGVDSWTKADPNFAEQLKDVAEVSDDNLEKIIELKPDLIIAASDTKNIEKLKKLAPVVTYTYNKVDYLTQIEEIAKAVNQADKGAAWIADFKERAQKAGAEIKAKIGDDATVTVMEGDSKQLYVFGSAWGRGTEIIYQAMGLKMPEKVKEMTSKKGYYDLSLEVLPEYLGDYVFYSKDPSVDASFQDTDTYKNIPAVKNKRVFEVDARGFYFNDAASLDYQLDFITKSLLGKS is encoded by the coding sequence ATGAAAAAAATGTTGTTACCATTAATGATGGTGATTGTGTTGGTATTAAGCGCATGTGGCAATCAGTCTGGTAATACGGCCACTACCGATAAAGCAAGTTCTACAGAAACAGGCACTTCTGCTCCAGCTACTACTGGTACTATCACTTATCAATCCGAGACAGGCCCTGTAGAAGTTCCTGCTAATCCACAACGTGTAATCGCTCTAGCAGGTTATGCAGGTAACTTAATTGCTCTTGGTGTTCCTCTAGTTGGTGTAGATTCATGGACCAAAGCTGATCCTAACTTTGCAGAGCAATTAAAAGATGTCGCTGAAGTATCTGATGATAATTTAGAAAAAATAATCGAACTCAAACCAGATCTAATTATTGCGGCAAGCGATACTAAAAACATAGAAAAATTAAAAAAACTCGCTCCAGTTGTTACTTATACTTATAACAAAGTCGATTATTTAACACAGATTGAAGAAATCGCTAAAGCGGTAAATCAAGCAGACAAAGGCGCTGCGTGGATTGCTGACTTTAAAGAACGTGCACAAAAAGCAGGTGCTGAAATCAAAGCTAAAATCGGTGATGATGCTACTGTAACTGTTATGGAAGGCGATTCTAAGCAGCTGTATGTGTTCGGTAGCGCTTGGGGGCGGGGTACAGAAATCATTTATCAAGCGATGGGTCTGAAAATGCCTGAAAAAGTAAAAGAAATGACTTCGAAAAAAGGATATTATGATCTATCGCTTGAAGTATTGCCTGAATATTTAGGAGATTATGTTTTCTATAGTAAAGATCCTAGCGTAGATGCTTCGTTCCAGGATACAGATACGTACAAAAATATTCCGGCTGTTAAAAACAAGCGTGTATTTGAAGTAGATGCACGTGGATTCTACTTTAATGATGCAGCATCACTTGATTATCAGCTTGACTTTATTACCAAATCGTTGCTAGGTAAATCTTAA
- a CDS encoding FecCD family ABC transporter permease: protein MKNAMTTKHFQAFLIKLILMLLLFVVVFVIAIMVGAKNISLSDIWNAIFHPQITGGDISIIRELRLPREIGGVLVGAALAVAGAIMQGLTRNPLADPGLLGLSSGANAALAVALVFLPSVGYFGIMIACFIGAAVGMLLVFGLTALRKRNMSPLRMVLAGAAVSALLSAVAEGISLQFKISKNVTMWTSGGLIGTTWGQIQSITPVIVICIVIAILCSRQLTILSLNESTAVGLGLQTHQIKMILFVLITLLAGASVALVGNLAFIGLMIPHLVRMIAGTDYRTILPLSAIAGATFMVFADTLARMINAPFETPIAAIIAIIGLPFFLLIVRKGVRSL, encoded by the coding sequence ATGAAAAATGCTATGACTACCAAACATTTTCAAGCTTTTCTGATCAAGTTAATATTGATGTTGTTGCTATTTGTTGTTGTATTTGTAATCGCTATTATGGTCGGTGCTAAAAATATTTCATTATCTGATATCTGGAATGCGATATTTCATCCGCAAATCACAGGTGGCGATATTTCGATTATTCGTGAATTGCGTCTGCCGCGTGAGATTGGCGGCGTGCTGGTAGGAGCTGCGCTGGCTGTTGCCGGGGCTATTATGCAAGGTCTTACGCGTAATCCTTTAGCCGATCCCGGTTTACTCGGATTAAGTTCTGGTGCAAATGCTGCACTGGCTGTCGCTCTCGTTTTTCTACCAAGCGTTGGTTACTTCGGTATTATGATCGCTTGTTTTATCGGGGCTGCTGTAGGCATGTTACTTGTTTTTGGATTGACCGCACTGCGTAAACGGAATATGTCGCCATTGCGTATGGTGCTGGCAGGAGCAGCCGTTTCGGCTTTGTTATCGGCTGTCGCTGAAGGAATCAGTCTACAATTTAAAATTTCTAAAAATGTAACGATGTGGACATCTGGCGGATTGATCGGTACTACATGGGGACAGATTCAAAGTATTACCCCTGTTATCGTAATCTGTATTGTGATCGCTATTCTCTGTTCACGTCAATTAACCATTCTTAGCTTAAATGAAAGCACTGCTGTAGGATTGGGTCTGCAAACACATCAGATCAAAATGATTTTATTTGTACTAATTACATTACTTGCAGGAGCATCAGTAGCATTGGTTGGAAATCTGGCATTTATCGGGCTGATGATTCCTCATCTTGTACGTATGATTGCAGGTACTGATTATCGTACGATTTTGCCACTATCTGCGATTGCTGGCGCTACCTTTATGGTATTCGCAGATACGTTAGCACGCATGATCAATGCTCCTTTTGAGACACCAATTGCAGCTATTATCGCTATTATTGGACTGCCTTTCTTTCTACTGATTGTGCGGAAAGGAGTGCGTTCATTATGA
- a CDS encoding FecCD family ABC transporter permease: MKQLQPARQQKMILGILTIIILITMVIALSVGASSVSFDRLIPTLLGNGTFVDDFVLFSIRLPRMLVTLLAGMALALAGSVLQGVTRNELADPGIVGINAGAGLGVTVFFLFAPLEVGTFVYILPVVAFAGALITAVLIYLFSYSRTEGMQPMKFIITGVGFSLALSGCMIVLISSVDRVKVDFISRWLAGNVWGTDWPFVIALLPWLIVLVPFVLYKSRSLNLLALNEGTAIGAGVPIQKDRILLMLAAVALAASAVSVTGGIAFIGLMAPHIARALVGPRHQLFVPVSILIGGWLLLLADTIGRNLADPDGMPAGIVVALIGAPYFLYLLLKK, translated from the coding sequence ATGAAGCAACTACAACCTGCCCGTCAGCAAAAAATGATTCTTGGTATATTGACCATTATTATTTTAATTACAATGGTGATTGCACTCAGTGTTGGTGCTTCTTCTGTATCGTTTGACCGACTGATTCCTACATTGCTGGGGAACGGTACATTTGTAGATGACTTTGTACTGTTCTCGATTCGATTGCCTCGTATGTTAGTGACATTGCTAGCAGGAATGGCGCTTGCTTTGGCGGGTTCTGTGTTGCAAGGTGTTACTCGCAATGAATTAGCTGATCCCGGGATTGTCGGTATTAATGCAGGTGCAGGTCTGGGTGTAACTGTATTTTTCTTATTTGCTCCACTTGAAGTTGGAACATTTGTCTACATATTGCCTGTCGTTGCTTTTGCAGGAGCATTGATTACCGCTGTATTGATTTACCTCTTTTCCTATAGTCGTACTGAAGGTATGCAACCGATGAAATTCATTATCACAGGAGTCGGATTTTCATTAGCATTATCCGGTTGTATGATTGTGTTGATCTCTTCGGTAGATCGAGTAAAAGTCGATTTTATTTCAAGATGGTTAGCTGGCAATGTGTGGGGAACAGATTGGCCATTTGTGATCGCACTGTTACCGTGGTTGATTGTGCTGGTTCCATTTGTATTGTACAAATCCCGTTCATTGAATCTATTAGCACTCAATGAAGGAACAGCGATTGGTGCAGGTGTACCGATTCAAAAAGATCGCATTTTGCTTATGTTAGCTGCTGTCGCTCTTGCCGCTTCTGCGGTATCTGTTACAGGCGGTATTGCTTTTATCGGGCTGATGGCTCCTCATATCGCGAGGGCATTAGTAGGCCCACGACATCAACTATTTGTACCTGTATCGATTTTGATCGGTGGTTGGTTATTGTTGCTTGCAGATACAATCGGTCGTAACCTTGCTGATCCTGATGGAATGCCTGCGGGAATCGTAGTCGCTTTGATCGGAGCACCGTATTTTCTTTACTTGCTGTTGAAAAAGTAA
- the scpB gene encoding SMC-Scp complex subunit ScpB — protein sequence MKSQKLKSIIEGMLFLAGEEGLNAKQISEVTDQPVQTVQIAIEELQADLKKARRGIQVVNIAGGYQLSTIRAHAEYYERLAYSPSRSSLSQAALETLSIVAYRQPITRIEIEEIRGVKSERAIYTLVNKDLIQETGRAEAIGRPILYGTTKSFLDYFGLGNIRELPDASAFENAEDLEGETQLLFERLEEQVHSEDIEALEELGEELTEIAEDIVSDQGLGAEERSTSDQTIATPSDSSKNTPLD from the coding sequence ATGAAGTCCCAGAAATTGAAGTCGATTATTGAAGGTATGTTATTTCTGGCTGGAGAAGAAGGATTGAATGCGAAGCAGATTTCAGAAGTGACCGATCAACCGGTACAAACGGTACAGATCGCTATCGAAGAACTGCAAGCTGATCTGAAAAAAGCAAGACGGGGGATTCAGGTGGTTAATATCGCAGGTGGCTATCAGTTATCTACGATACGTGCACATGCTGAATATTATGAACGATTGGCATACTCCCCTTCCCGTTCTTCTTTATCTCAAGCTGCGCTTGAAACATTATCGATTGTAGCGTATCGCCAGCCGATTACACGAATTGAGATTGAAGAGATTCGTGGTGTCAAATCCGAGCGTGCAATTTACACATTAGTCAATAAAGATTTGATTCAAGAAACTGGACGGGCTGAAGCAATAGGACGCCCTATTTTATACGGTACGACCAAATCATTTTTAGATTATTTCGGACTTGGCAATATTCGTGAACTTCCCGATGCGTCTGCTTTTGAAAATGCGGAAGATCTCGAAGGGGAAACACAGCTATTGTTCGAACGTTTGGAAGAACAGGTTCATAGTGAAGATATAGAAGCGTTAGAAGAATTGGGTGAAGAGCTCACAGAAATAGCAGAAGATATTGTATCTGATCAGGGATTAGGTGCAGAAGAACGTTCTACTTCTGATCAGACTATCGCTACACCGTCGGACTCTTCCAAAAATACACCACTAGATTAA
- a CDS encoding segregation and condensation protein A, which produces MTTVLYKLETFEGPLDLLLHLIDESEINIQDIPISKITDQYLEYLHSMKELELEVTSEFLVMAATLLSIKSKLLLPRPPVMEMDDFDYYEEDDLDPRAELVRKLVEYRKYKGIAVHLREMETERSLIFTKEPEDLTPFMPKDDVNPVEGLHTIDLMEAFRKALRKVVRRTQVTRIQRDEISVKDRIREVSTRFQGLGKGESLLFSKLLHQEMYRHEIVVTFLAVLELMKMKQISCYQSRLFDDIVMEWRGEISNNEVPEIEVDY; this is translated from the coding sequence GTGACGACTGTACTGTACAAACTGGAAACGTTTGAAGGGCCGCTCGATTTGTTGCTTCATTTAATTGATGAATCTGAAATTAATATCCAGGATATTCCGATCAGCAAAATTACAGATCAATATCTGGAATATCTTCATAGCATGAAAGAATTGGAACTTGAAGTGACCAGTGAATTTCTAGTGATGGCAGCGACATTATTGTCGATCAAAAGCAAATTGCTATTGCCACGTCCGCCTGTGATGGAGATGGATGATTTTGATTATTATGAGGAAGACGATCTGGACCCGCGTGCAGAGTTAGTACGCAAGCTGGTGGAATACCGCAAGTACAAAGGAATTGCTGTGCATTTGCGAGAAATGGAAACCGAGCGTAGCCTGATTTTTACAAAAGAGCCGGAAGACTTGACCCCTTTTATGCCGAAAGACGATGTGAATCCAGTGGAAGGTCTGCATACGATAGATTTGATGGAGGCTTTTCGTAAAGCTCTTCGTAAAGTCGTACGCCGTACACAGGTGACCCGGATTCAGCGTGATGAGATTTCGGTGAAGGATCGGATACGTGAAGTGTCTACCCGGTTTCAAGGGTTAGGAAAAGGAGAAAGCTTGTTGTTTTCCAAACTGCTACACCAGGAAATGTATCGTCATGAGATCGTGGTGACTTTTTTGGCTGTGCTGGAATTAATGAAAATGAAGCAAATTTCCTGCTACCAAAGCCGGCTTTTTGACGATATCGTGATGGAGTGGAGAGGTGAAATAAGTAACAATGAAGTCCCAGAAATTGAAGTCGATTATTGA
- the ribE gene encoding 6,7-dimethyl-8-ribityllumazine synthase: MANIFEGHLIAQDLKFGIVVGRFNEFITTKLLGGALDALKRHGTAENDIDVAWVPGAFEIPLVAQKMAESGKYDAVITLGTVIRGSTTHYDYVCNEVAKGVSAINLKTGVPVIFGIVTTESIEQAIERAGTKAGNKGWDSANAAIEMANLTKMMK; this comes from the coding sequence ATGGCTAATATTTTTGAAGGACATTTAATCGCGCAGGATCTTAAATTTGGTATCGTTGTTGGACGTTTTAATGAGTTTATTACCACCAAATTGTTAGGTGGAGCACTTGATGCACTCAAGCGTCATGGTACTGCTGAAAATGATATTGATGTGGCATGGGTTCCAGGAGCTTTTGAAATTCCTTTAGTTGCGCAAAAAATGGCTGAAAGCGGAAAGTATGATGCAGTGATCACATTAGGTACAGTAATCCGCGGATCTACAACTCATTATGATTATGTATGTAATGAAGTAGCTAAAGGCGTATCTGCGATTAATTTGAAAACAGGCGTACCTGTTATTTTCGGTATTGTAACGACTGAAAGTATTGAACAAGCGATTGAACGCGCAGGAACCAAAGCAGGTAATAAAGGTTGGGATTCAGCTAACGCAGCGATCGAAATGGCGAATTTAACTAAAATGATGAAATAA
- the ribB gene encoding 3,4-dihydroxy-2-butanone-4-phosphate synthase, with the protein MNHKSTNLDAIEAAVADLKQGKVIIVVDDEDRENEGDFIALADRATPEVINFMVTEGRGLVCAPITSGRAAELELIPMVAQNTDYHGTAFTVSVDHISTSTGISAQERSMTVIGLTDPEATPAHFRRPGHMFPLIASEGGVRQRPGHTEAAIDLARLCDAPPAGVICEIMNTDGTMARLPELEAIAKQHHLQLISIQALIAYLEQTSPTVNTHSN; encoded by the coding sequence ATGAATCACAAATCTACAAACTTAGATGCGATAGAAGCAGCAGTAGCTGATCTTAAACAGGGCAAAGTGATTATCGTAGTCGATGATGAAGATCGGGAAAATGAAGGCGACTTTATCGCTTTGGCAGATCGTGCTACCCCTGAAGTGATCAACTTTATGGTCACAGAAGGTCGAGGCTTGGTATGTGCTCCGATCACAAGTGGACGTGCTGCCGAGTTAGAACTGATTCCGATGGTAGCACAAAATACTGATTATCATGGCACAGCTTTTACGGTATCCGTCGATCATATTAGCACTTCTACAGGTATCTCTGCACAAGAGCGATCTATGACAGTAATAGGTCTGACCGATCCAGAAGCTACACCAGCCCATTTTCGCCGTCCGGGTCATATGTTTCCATTGATTGCAAGTGAAGGCGGTGTACGGCAACGTCCCGGGCATACAGAAGCAGCGATTGATTTGGCACGCTTATGTGATGCTCCACCTGCTGGTGTGATCTGTGAAATTATGAATACAGACGGCACGATGGCGCGTTTACCGGAGCTTGAAGCAATCGCCAAGCAACACCATCTTCAATTGATCAGCATTCAAGCTTTAATAGCTTATTTGGAGCAGACGTCTCCAACTGTGAATACCCACTCAAACTAA
- the ribE gene encoding riboflavin synthase produces the protein MFTGLIEEIGTLRQNGRRGETMVLGIQASRIMDGLQIGDSVSCNGVCLTVTTIADSLFTVDVMPETYRSSSLKQLKTGSPINLERAMIANGRFGGHIVQGHVDGTAHIEQIQSNQNAVIFQIAPTDHDLFRYIIPKGSITVDGISLTVVSVTTTSFTISIIPHTLKETVLAYRKAGDMVNIECDVLGKYVEHLLQYQSNTANDATSQKKPSITSRFLQENGYM, from the coding sequence ATGTTTACCGGACTAATCGAAGAAATAGGTACACTCCGACAAAATGGACGGCGCGGTGAAACGATGGTTCTTGGTATTCAAGCATCACGTATTATGGACGGACTTCAGATTGGAGATAGTGTCTCATGCAACGGGGTATGCTTAACGGTTACCACGATAGCAGATTCTCTATTTACTGTAGATGTCATGCCAGAAACGTATCGTTCTTCTAGTCTTAAACAGTTAAAAACAGGCAGCCCTATTAATCTAGAGCGAGCAATGATAGCGAATGGACGCTTCGGAGGGCATATCGTACAAGGTCATGTGGATGGCACAGCACATATTGAACAAATACAAAGCAACCAGAATGCTGTTATTTTCCAGATTGCTCCGACCGATCATGATTTATTTCGTTATATTATTCCGAAAGGGTCTATCACTGTCGATGGCATCAGCTTGACGGTTGTATCGGTAACAACGACTTCATTCACAATCTCTATCATTCCACATACACTCAAAGAAACTGTACTTGCTTATCGAAAAGCAGGCGATATGGTCAATATTGAATGCGATGTGCTTGGTAAGTATGTGGAGCATTTACTACAATACCAATCGAATACAGCGAATGATGCCACCAGTCAGAAAAAGCCATCAATCACAAGCCGATTTTTGCAAGAAAATGGATATATGTAA
- the ribD gene encoding bifunctional diaminohydroxyphosphoribosylaminopyrimidine deaminase/5-amino-6-(5-phosphoribosylamino)uracil reductase RibD: MNVINDEFYMTLALDLAEKAQGQTDINPVVGCVVVKDGRIVGMGAHLQRGTGHAEVHALNMAGDQAEGATAYVTLEPCSHYGKTPPCSDRLIKEKVKRVVVAAVDPNPQVAGSGIERLRNHGIEVVTGVLAKRSARLNETFNKYITTGLPFVTLKTASTLDGRLASRTGDSKWISNSDARAIVHTMRHRHQGIMVGIGTVLADDPELTTRTEVTGVQPTRIVIDSQLRIPDTAKLLNTDVAPTIIVTTYQADRDRIHELQERGITVIICGSGPYVDLPFAMKKLGELEISSILLEGGGTLNGSMLEAGLIDRVTLFFAPKIIGGTLSTFAFDGFEKMNQAVTLDEIEIETLDDNIYISGLPRYHHL, from the coding sequence ATGAACGTAATCAATGATGAATTTTACATGACCCTAGCACTGGACTTGGCAGAAAAAGCTCAAGGGCAGACAGATATTAACCCTGTGGTCGGTTGTGTGGTTGTGAAAGACGGCAGAATCGTAGGAATGGGTGCACATTTACAGCGAGGAACCGGACATGCTGAAGTACATGCACTTAATATGGCAGGAGATCAAGCAGAAGGCGCTACAGCATATGTGACGTTAGAACCATGCAGTCATTATGGCAAAACGCCACCTTGTAGTGATCGTCTGATCAAAGAAAAAGTAAAACGAGTCGTTGTTGCTGCTGTAGATCCGAATCCACAGGTAGCAGGTTCTGGAATCGAACGACTGCGTAATCATGGAATCGAAGTGGTGACCGGTGTATTGGCGAAGCGCTCGGCACGACTTAACGAAACGTTTAACAAATATATTACAACAGGGCTCCCTTTTGTGACGCTCAAAACAGCCAGTACGTTAGATGGTCGTCTAGCGTCTCGTACCGGTGATAGCAAATGGATCTCCAATAGCGATGCTCGTGCGATTGTTCATACGATGCGTCATCGTCATCAAGGTATTATGGTGGGAATCGGCACAGTATTAGCCGATGATCCTGAGCTGACGACACGTACAGAAGTGACTGGCGTTCAGCCTACCCGTATTGTGATTGACTCACAACTACGTATTCCAGATACCGCCAAGTTATTAAATACAGACGTAGCGCCTACGATTATTGTCACTACTTATCAAGCGGATCGGGATCGTATCCATGAACTGCAAGAACGTGGTATCACCGTTATCATCTGTGGTAGCGGGCCGTATGTAGATCTTCCTTTTGCGATGAAAAAGCTTGGCGAACTTGAGATTTCTTCGATTTTGTTAGAAGGTGGCGGTACCTTAAATGGTTCGATGCTTGAAGCAGGACTAATCGATCGAGTTACTTTATTTTTCGCTCCTAAGATTATTGGCGGTACGTTATCAACATTCGCTTTTGATGGATTTGAAAAAATGAATCAAGCTGTAACACTAGATGAGATCGAAATAGAGACGTTAGATGACAATATTTATATCAGTGGATTACCACGTTATCATCATCTCTAA
- a CDS encoding amidohydrolase — MSGTLFTHGKFAFSSHLPAEADAVYIENGIISAIGTTQELSLQLSGKDYRQVDWDGAYVLPGLVDSHMHLSMHGMKLSMLDFSDVTSKEDMIQLIRQRAEVMPVGEWIVGLNWNENNFDPPIPPLRTELDEITTNHPIYLTRTCFHAFLGNSVAFAKAGVTSSSPDPEAGSFGRDEAGELNGWIYEEASAAFTAVQPEPDYTTKKEAIRRACQDALRLGLTASHTEDLRFLGSIETMLQIYRELHAEGLPFRTHQLIFYTHLQEAQALGLRAGDGDEWLRIGAAKLFSDGAIGGRTALLQQPYSDAPHTRGMAIHTTAQLNEITSYARSLGYPIAVHAIGDGAADLTLSTMEAHPLQGISHLPDRFIHAQVLDQQLLERMTQLPLIADIQPRFVASDFPWVMERVGAERTDYLYAWKKLIDAGVICAGGSDAPIEPLDPMLGIHAAVTRRRPYVTEPAEGYFPQERLSIAEAIHLFTVGSAQAAGEEQERGSIHVGKAADFTVIDRDITTDSESLLQTAVRMTVVNGQIAYQA, encoded by the coding sequence ATGTCAGGAACATTATTCACCCATGGCAAATTTGCATTTAGCTCTCATCTTCCCGCAGAAGCAGATGCAGTTTACATAGAAAATGGAATCATCTCTGCAATCGGTACGACGCAAGAATTATCGCTACAATTATCAGGCAAAGATTACCGTCAAGTGGACTGGGATGGCGCTTATGTATTGCCCGGCTTAGTCGATTCGCATATGCATTTATCTATGCATGGAATGAAATTATCTATGCTCGATTTCTCAGACGTGACCTCCAAAGAAGATATGATTCAGTTGATCCGTCAGCGTGCAGAAGTAATGCCTGTAGGGGAATGGATTGTTGGATTGAACTGGAATGAGAATAATTTTGATCCACCGATTCCGCCACTACGAACAGAGTTAGATGAGATTACGACAAATCATCCTATTTATCTGACCCGTACCTGTTTTCATGCTTTTTTAGGTAATAGTGTAGCCTTTGCCAAAGCAGGAGTGACCTCATCTTCACCTGATCCTGAAGCAGGTTCGTTTGGAAGGGATGAAGCTGGAGAGTTGAACGGATGGATTTATGAAGAAGCTTCAGCAGCTTTTACCGCAGTACAGCCAGAACCAGATTATACTACCAAAAAAGAAGCGATTCGGCGCGCTTGTCAGGATGCACTTCGATTAGGATTAACCGCATCCCATACCGAAGATTTACGATTTTTGGGCAGTATAGAGACTATGCTACAGATTTATCGTGAATTGCATGCAGAAGGACTACCATTCCGCACCCATCAATTGATTTTTTATACTCATTTACAAGAAGCCCAAGCATTGGGATTACGGGCAGGTGACGGAGATGAATGGTTACGTATTGGTGCAGCCAAATTGTTCTCTGACGGAGCGATTGGAGGGCGTACAGCGCTATTACAACAACCGTATAGTGATGCACCTCATACACGCGGAATGGCGATTCATACGACGGCACAGTTAAATGAAATTACATCCTATGCCCGTTCGCTAGGCTATCCGATTGCTGTACATGCCATTGGTGATGGTGCGGCAGATCTTACATTATCAACGATGGAAGCTCATCCGTTGCAAGGTATTTCACACTTGCCCGATCGATTTATCCATGCGCAGGTATTGGATCAACAACTGCTTGAGCGAATGACGCAATTACCACTTATTGCAGATATCCAGCCTCGATTTGTTGCCAGTGATTTTCCCTGGGTGATGGAGCGTGTAGGTGCAGAACGTACTGATTATTTGTACGCCTGGAAAAAGTTAATAGATGCTGGTGTGATCTGTGCAGGTGGAAGCGATGCACCTATTGAACCGCTTGACCCGATGCTCGGTATCCATGCCGCAGTTACCCGTCGTAGACCTTATGTTACAGAGCCAGCCGAAGGATATTTCCCACAGGAGCGACTTAGTATTGCTGAAGCGATTCATTTGTTTACAGTAGGGAGTGCACAAGCAGCAGGCGAAGAACAAGAACGTGGTAGTATTCACGTTGGCAAAGCGGCTGATTTTACAGTAATTGATCGAGATATTACTACCGATTCCGAATCTCTGTTGCAGACGGCTGTGCGTATGACAGTGGTGAATGGACAGATTGCTTATCAAGCGTAA
- a CDS encoding peptidylprolyl isomerase: MSKQANIKLANGGEVVIDLFEQDAPNTVANFEKLANEGFYNGLTFHRVIPGFVAQGGCPNGTGTGGPGYTINCEINPNKHERGSLAMAHAGRNTGGSQFYICYQPQPHLDGQHTVFGKVVKGLEYVDALKGSDKMETVAVVEA; the protein is encoded by the coding sequence ATGTCTAAACAAGCGAACATCAAACTTGCAAACGGCGGCGAAGTAGTAATCGACCTGTTTGAACAAGATGCACCGAATACGGTTGCTAACTTTGAAAAATTAGCAAACGAAGGTTTCTACAATGGATTAACATTCCACCGTGTTATCCCTGGTTTTGTAGCACAAGGCGGATGCCCTAACGGTACAGGTACTGGTGGCCCAGGTTACACAATCAACTGCGAAATCAACCCGAACAAACACGAGCGCGGTTCTTTGGCTATGGCTCATGCAGGACGCAACACAGGCGGAAGCCAGTTCTACATCTGCTACCAACCACAACCACACTTGGATGGACAACATACAGTGTTCGGTAAAGTAGTAAAAGGTTTGGAATATGTTGATGCTCTTAAAGGTAGCGACAAAATGGAAACTGTTGCAGTTGTAGAAGCGTAA